ATCATAAGCTCTGCTCTTCTGCACAATGGTAACAATCAAAACttcaacataacagaaactctttcaaatgtcagacataactgaacattaaacatcaaCAGATATTTCCtttcactcaaaaacacataaaataacacttcatttcaatatttactctCCATTTCAAGCCATATggaaagcatgctgggaactaacaATGGTGTCTAAATAAAACCGCACAATTGAGCTAATTCTCTTAAAATAAATAGGTAGCCTTCTTTCCTTAATTTTATTAGCTTAGTCGGTTCCTCAGTTCAAGCCTCAAAACTGCTTAAGTTTCCTTAAAAAAATTAGGAAAATTTATCTCTTGGTTTTATagtgaaatgttttaatatttttatatatatatatatatatatatatatatatatatataaaatacttggtggatccaaaatggtcaatattcatattcatgcattttattcatatttcatgttaatcatttatggcttaggatttatcaatatattacttttgatttcatatattcatgtactcctactccatatattaatcctcatcatattttcaagtatttactcTTTATTGTACTCCTTTATGGTTATTCTTCTTTTATCTTTAAGAGTATGTATGCTTGCTATATTCAGTTGTTCTTCAAGTGTTCCAATATGACAGGTCATGTTGACACATTTGTGGTTAGATATTGGACGCCTGCAAAGTACTGCAGAAGCGATGATGCTTTCAGAATTAGTTGCTCATTTGAACTTGATGTACCTTTGTATCAAAATATGTCTGTTTCCATTTCTTCAGATATGAGATAATGCAAGATCTGCAAAATTCCCTTAAGGGTATCAAAACAACACCTTCTGTATCTATTTTCATCTATCATTGATATTTGACCAGTAACTCTGACCTAGCCGTTACACCAACTATGACATAATGGATAAATCTGTTTGACCTTTTCTTATTAGACCAAAACATAAGTTTGAGTGGGATGTAAGTTTTCCTATGCTTGTGGTATAAAACGGACTGGGTCTTTGATAGTTTAgcttttctttgctttttctttgctctttttgcTTCTCGCATCTCTTCTGCatcttctgcttcttctcttctacctctcatttcattctgtaaatgtcttaattttgttccttctttctctatattctgatcttcatcttcatctattagatacaatactctagattttattattaactattaattacttaattcatttgtttgtctctataatttttacttaataaatttgttattccttattcaaatttgatctctgacataatcattgctggactgcctggatctcattatctcaagtttttgcatcagtttgaaccacaattttattaataaaatatacacaatattTGTAATTATCACCATACCAAAATTACAAGACCGatgattccttttttttttttacagtgtatgatgTTCCTTAAACGTTCTGTGACGGCCCGAGTGGTGGCCGCACAAGAGTGGCAATGTGGAtgtatcatctctctctctctctctctcacacacacacacacgaaggacaattctctatgtaacaaaATCTAACAgtaagtatcttgatttcctttttcaaacacaaccattgtttctgtccaactacacatggttgatgtatttcttttctttcgtactgtgtaatactgtattcacaaccacaaatgcttacagtaaaagaaaaaagaagtttggtttcaatcttgctttcctgtTTACCGTGAATTTTTTAatatctctctgccaattactctcaatcttgtacagaaatgtacttaggagctcatgaaagaagagctttaggttttgaataactgtgtgtatatgatatatccaaaaatagaatattatggcatgTATGTTTACAacgtaaaaaaatatatttgtttttgggatgtttgtgatattttgaatgcagtgcttcattttgcaagagatgtgaggcattttgcatgtgcaattcttggatttgtgtgtaaagctctggaaaaaaagaggcaaagttttgaaaatgtgtgtaagcagttgaaaaaaaaaactgtaaatctctcaagatctgataaaacaactccacaaacagcattaccagcttcacttattactaaccagactgaatTAATTTCTGACAGACATCTACagcagttcttattgagaattaacagaggtttagatgttgatgtcttattgacaatgttttgtttgaggTCACCATCATGGGGATCAGTGTTTGATTTAGTTgtgctcttgacccttgacttttgttgAGTTGCTTCTTTTTCAGCAACTGCAGGTGTTTCcagaaaacatttatattagcgatttaaagaagaagaaaaaagacaagACACATATGCTGTATatatgtacgtgtgtgtgtttgtgtgttacatTATGTctctataatatatatttactgtataatataaaatgcaGACTACTGTAATGGAGTTTGAACAAGTAGTTTTGAGAATTTTAGTTGTGATCTGAGAAATGTTCCAAAgcgaaaaactgtaataaaagtaATGCTTATAGTAATTTTGCTATAAGTGTATTCATAGCCCTGTGGGAAACCCTCAAGTGATCTACCCAAATTCAATTGGAGTGGCGCAGCCTAGTCAAGagcagtttaaaaaaacaaacaaaaaaacaacctttACCCCATTACATATGTGTGCCTACAGAGGCATGAAAACACTAAATTACACTGAATATTTAGCCACTGAGAAAACTAAATGACATAATGCAAAAAACTCATGTTCTAAAGGGAACCGTTTACATTTCTGTCCTGTTACTACCGGCCTATCGACAATACAGCTGTGATGTCTCCCTCTGGTGGTTCAATCTGGTAATGCTCTACAAGTGACGACAGCTGATTGAGACCAGCAGGGCGGCGTGCGGACAATGGCGTTTCATTATGAATTTATCCAGAGGAAGGACCAAAACTAAAGGTAAGTTGGCTAAATTGTTACGAAAACCAAATTACAACACCTATGtttaacaactgaaaaaagagaGAACTTAATTCCTTTGAACAGTTTCAGGCAGCATTTCACTAAGTAAATTTCTAGTCTGCTATTTACAATATGTTTTCAACGTTAAAGcggttttatattatattatattatattatattatattatattatattatgtctCATTGACTGCTAACCATTGTATTATCGCCGTCTAGTGGTTCAATCTGGTGATGCTTCAATGAGTGACAGCAGTAGATTCTGGCCAGCAGGGCGGCGCTCTGACACAACGACggtttaaaagcatttcctCGTGAATTTCTCCGGACAATGATCAAAACTAAAAGTAATATGGttattgaaagaaagaaagaaagaaagaaatttattgATAATAGaacaatgattaaaaacatattGCCACATTTTAGACTAAAACTGTTTtgaatttaaaagtttaaattgcATACAAAGTGTAGCCTACCAATGAAGcagataaataattaataattaagtaTTTAGGCACATTTTAATGCGTATCTTCCCATATTTTCAGGTTTATTTACTCTTGATTTAATAGAGTCAGATCTGGGGGAAGTCTGAATGATAGTTCTGCACATCTTTTTTGCATATCAGGTGTGTGTTCAAAGTTTACCTATTCAAACTTCGACCTTCAATTAATATCTTCTTTAGAAGTCAATATTTTGGTTGTTGGGTCAAGACTATATATAGTCCAGATGTACTCATTTATACAAAAGTAAGCTGAAAATGGAATTCATACATATAATGACTTGGACACACCACTTTAAATTTGagcatttaatttttaaattacattttttttttttttttttttttttaagggagtATAAAGACAAACATGTCAGGGTGatatttttgtcacattttgCCAGAACTCTATTATCTGCTCTGGTGACCTTGCAATTGTTGTAATGACCTTGGAAAGGTCGTGACTTTTAGAATCCTTCATAAAGGTCCGAAACTGAGAAGGATCTGGTGCACGTGAGGGTTTAATGCCCAACTGTTTCAGACAAGCACCCACATATGCGTCTTCTATGTTAAAGGGCTTCACGTCCTTGGAAGCCTCAACTATTTTTTTGGGAAGATCATTGGAGAAAACATATCCTACTCCCAGCACATACGTGGGGTATTTCGGTTCGGGGTACAGCTCCTCTGACACGTAATATTTCGATTTTTTGTTTCTGATGACAGGCCGGTCCCACATCAAAAAACCAGTGATGTAGTTCTCTCTGGGTGTGTTGGGTGCAAGTAGGAGTGTCATCAGGTTTTCCAGGTTTAAGTACATGTCAGAATCAACCTTCATACTGAAAGTCGCTTGAGGGCAATGAGTGGCCAGCCAGTCCATGATCACCATCGTCTTTATAGTCAGGTTAAAGTACGAGTCCACAAAGTTGCTCTGCAGTAAGTCTCTGTGTTGTCGGCTCTCTTCCTCCAGCTGCTGTTGAGTTTTTTCAGAGTCGGATCCTCCAGTCAAACCCACCAAGAACAGAGTAATCACTGCTTTTCCCTGGACTGTGCTCTCATTCCCCCACGTGCTCCGGATGGCGTTACGAGCTGCTACCTGATTGGGCGCCACAGGGACCATCAAGACCAGGAACGGATTCTGCTTACACTTATCAGGTTCATCCAGAATGAAATGATAGTTGCTTGGATGAGCAACATAGTGATGAACTGATATGGGTTTTGAGCTAA
The DNA window shown above is from Ctenopharyngodon idella isolate HZGC_01 chromosome 10, HZGC01, whole genome shotgun sequence and carries:
- the LOC127521625 gene encoding beta-1,3-galactosyltransferase 2-like, with product MAFGSIRKRCGLTPDSVLMCHIKTRFVLMLTLTLSLSTIAYVYFSLKPVMLHYTKFNAVNHTQSYTEGLSDKNFVWKIMQTPTALEKLTASISSKPISVHHYVAHPSNYHFILDEPDKCKQNPFLVLMVPVAPNQVAARNAIRSTWGNESTVQGKAVITLFLVGLTGGSDSEKTQQQLEEESRQHRDLLQSNFVDSYFNLTIKTMVIMDWLATHCPQATFSMKVDSDMYLNLENLMTLLLAPNTPRENYITGFLMWDRPVIRNKKSKYYVSEELYPEPKYPTYVLGVGYVFSNDLPKKIVEASKDVKPFNIEDAYVGACLKQLGIKPSRAPDPSQFRTFMKDSKSHDLSKVITTIARSPEQIIEFWQNVTKISP